One region of Brachyspira hampsonii genomic DNA includes:
- a CDS encoding ABC transporter substrate-binding protein, whose amino-acid sequence MKKILLLATTLIGLTVILASCGNKEPYIAVISKGFQHKFWVTVRDGAEAAAKQNGVKISFVGPETESDSKIQQDLLDSEINKNPDAIAFAAVTGDFTEQVKRIKEKNIPLIGFDSGILPDQAQGAVLATASTDNRAAAAIVADKMFEALKERIATFTAQNKAKIAVLQLDNSDTGIGRAEGFVKRFTELADGDAATAGKYTLQVIVPTTQNEADIANEVNALRGKSVLGIYLSNEAMARGFLVVYKSAEAGAANTIVGDAQDGGDLVVMGFDSGKPQLDAIRNGIIQGSVTQDPYSIGFQAVTLAVKASKGEPVANIDTGAKWYDKTNIDDPEIAKLLYE is encoded by the coding sequence ATGAAAAAAATTTTATTACTAGCTACTACTTTAATAGGATTAACAGTTATATTGGCAAGCTGCGGCAACAAAGAACCTTATATAGCTGTTATTTCCAAAGGATTCCAGCACAAGTTTTGGGTAACTGTTAGAGACGGTGCAGAAGCTGCTGCTAAACAAAACGGTGTAAAAATAAGTTTTGTTGGTCCTGAAACAGAATCTGACTCAAAAATACAGCAGGACTTGTTGGATAGTGAAATAAATAAAAACCCCGATGCTATAGCTTTTGCTGCTGTAACAGGAGATTTCACTGAACAAGTTAAAAGAATAAAAGAAAAAAATATACCTCTAATAGGTTTTGACTCTGGTATATTACCAGACCAAGCTCAAGGTGCTGTACTTGCTACTGCTTCTACTGATAACAGAGCTGCTGCTGCTATAGTTGCAGATAAAATGTTTGAAGCTTTAAAAGAAAGAATAGCTACTTTTACTGCTCAAAACAAAGCTAAAATAGCTGTTCTTCAATTAGATAATTCTGATACTGGTATAGGAAGAGCTGAAGGTTTTGTAAAAAGATTTACTGAATTAGCTGACGGAGATGCTGCTACTGCAGGAAAATACACTTTGCAAGTTATAGTTCCTACTACTCAAAATGAAGCTGATATAGCTAATGAAGTTAATGCTTTAAGAGGTAAAAGTGTTTTAGGAATATATTTATCTAATGAAGCTATGGCAAGAGGTTTCTTAGTAGTATATAAAAGTGCTGAAGCAGGTGCTGCTAACACTATAGTTGGAGATGCTCAAGACGGCGGAGATTTAGTTGTTATGGGATTTGACTCTGGAAAACCTCAGTTAGATGCTATAAGAAATGGAATAATACAAGGTTCTGTTACTCAAGACCCTTACAGCATTGGTTTCCAAGCTGTTACTTTAGCAGTTAAAGCTTCTAAAGGAGAACCTGTTGCTAACATAGATACTGGTGCTAAATGGTATGATAAAACTAATATAGACGATCCTGAAATAGCTAAATTATTATACGAATAA
- a CDS encoding ABC transporter permease — MYNIENNTFTGKLCFKAKMRRRTRDILIYLKKNGLQKFLTVVALLILYVFFVIAGRNFFTFDTFSLILRNSYFIGFLAIGVTFVIITGGIDLSIGSLSLFAAMVGGVMITNFQTPMWAVLIIVIAVATLGGFINGFLISYFNLPPFIATLGMLMVTKGLSGIVSKSQTIYYPTITDPQYGWFRVLFNATESNFPSGFIMLAIFTIISVIVLTKTIIGRYIFALGSNEEAARLSGIKTNKWKIIAYTIAGFFCGIGGLTFAASYSSISPGAGQGYEFDAIAAVVIGGTSLSGGVGSIIGTIIGVYIMSVLKVGLPSVGVEQFFQYFTIGIVVIIAVLIDVYRIKMSNKVKKVDVKKERMEQLEEEIESFRIKIDYMISDNAKDYSKEISEVQSKINSLIEEKKKLK, encoded by the coding sequence ATGTACAATATCGAAAACAATACTTTTACTGGAAAATTATGCTTCAAAGCTAAAATGAGAAGGAGAACAAGAGATATATTAATTTATTTGAAAAAGAATGGACTGCAGAAATTTTTAACAGTTGTTGCTCTTCTTATTTTGTATGTATTTTTTGTTATAGCGGGAAGAAATTTCTTCACTTTCGATACATTTTCTTTGATATTAAGGAATTCATATTTTATAGGTTTCTTAGCTATAGGAGTAACATTTGTTATAATTACAGGCGGTATTGATTTATCTATAGGATCGCTTTCATTATTTGCTGCTATGGTAGGCGGTGTGATGATAACCAATTTTCAAACTCCTATGTGGGCAGTTCTTATTATAGTTATAGCTGTTGCAACTTTAGGCGGATTTATAAATGGTTTTTTAATTTCATATTTTAATTTACCTCCATTTATTGCCACTTTAGGTATGCTTATGGTTACTAAAGGTTTATCAGGTATAGTTTCAAAATCTCAAACTATATACTACCCTACTATAACAGATCCTCAGTACGGCTGGTTCAGAGTATTATTTAATGCAACAGAATCTAATTTCCCATCCGGCTTTATAATGCTTGCAATATTTACTATTATATCTGTAATTGTATTAACTAAAACTATAATCGGAAGATATATATTTGCTTTAGGAAGCAATGAAGAGGCCGCAAGACTTTCAGGTATAAAAACTAACAAATGGAAAATAATAGCATACACAATAGCAGGATTCTTCTGCGGTATAGGAGGTTTAACTTTTGCTGCTAGTTATTCAAGCATAAGTCCCGGAGCTGGACAAGGTTATGAATTTGATGCAATTGCTGCTGTAGTTATAGGCGGTACATCCCTTTCCGGAGGTGTTGGCTCTATAATAGGTACAATAATAGGTGTATATATAATGTCTGTACTAAAAGTAGGACTTCCTTCTGTAGGTGTAGAACAATTCTTCCAATACTTTACTATAGGTATAGTAGTTATTATAGCAGTACTTATAGATGTTTATAGAATAAAAATGTCTAATAAAGTTAAAAAAGTAGATGTAAAAAAAGAGAGAATGGAACAGTTAGAAGAAGAAATAGAATCTTTCAGAATAAAAATAGATTATATGATATCTGACAATGCTAAAGATTATTCAAAAGAGATATCAGAAGTACAATCTAAAATTAATAGCTTAATAGAAGAAAAGAAAAAATTAAAATAA
- a CDS encoding sugar ABC transporter ATP-binding protein gives MSDNVILKMTGIEKRFKGVYALKNFNFSLIQGEILALIGENGAGKSTLMKILSGIYKKDAGSIEYFGEPLEVSGPKEAEEKGISIVHQELNLMNHLTVAQNIFIGHEPLNKFGLIDDKLMIKRAKKIFEGMNVDINPSAKIGSLTVGKQQLVEIAKALTHNSKILILDEPTAALTESETKELFRIIKDLQITGVSIVYISHRLDELFILSDRITVIRDGEYIDTKITKETNKDEIVNLMVGRVIYETPKTESKVPKDAKEILRVENLVVPGVVKDVSFSLKEGEILGFAGLMGAGRTETARAIFGADKFESGKIFVEGNEISVKSPVDAIKSGIGYLSEDRKRYGLALGLPVFENMMMGNYDKFSNMLMVQNSKVRDISEKEVKSLNIKTPSINQLVKNLSGGNQQKVVIANWLIKECKVLIFDEPTRGIDVGARSEIYNLMEQLVSMGKSIIMISSDLVEILRMSDRILVMSEGKKTGELDIKGTTQDDIMKYATMR, from the coding sequence ATGAGTGATAATGTAATTTTAAAAATGACAGGTATTGAAAAAAGATTCAAAGGTGTTTATGCTTTGAAAAATTTCAATTTCTCTTTAATTCAAGGTGAAATATTAGCTTTGATAGGAGAAAATGGAGCCGGCAAATCTACACTTATGAAAATTCTATCTGGCATATATAAAAAAGATGCAGGCAGTATAGAATATTTCGGAGAACCATTAGAAGTATCAGGTCCTAAAGAAGCAGAGGAAAAAGGTATATCTATAGTGCATCAGGAATTAAATTTAATGAATCATTTAACTGTAGCACAAAATATATTCATAGGACATGAACCATTAAATAAATTCGGTCTTATAGATGATAAATTAATGATAAAAAGAGCAAAGAAAATATTTGAGGGCATGAATGTAGATATTAATCCTTCTGCTAAAATAGGCTCTCTTACTGTAGGAAAGCAGCAATTAGTAGAAATAGCAAAAGCATTAACTCATAATTCTAAAATATTAATACTAGATGAACCTACAGCAGCATTAACAGAATCAGAAACAAAAGAACTTTTTAGAATCATTAAAGACCTTCAAATAACAGGCGTATCAATAGTATATATTTCTCATAGATTAGATGAATTATTCATATTATCTGACAGAATAACAGTTATAAGAGATGGAGAATATATAGACACAAAAATTACTAAAGAAACAAATAAAGATGAAATAGTGAATCTAATGGTAGGCCGCGTTATATATGAAACACCAAAAACTGAAAGTAAAGTACCAAAAGATGCTAAAGAGATATTGAGAGTAGAAAATTTAGTTGTTCCGGGTGTAGTTAAAGATGTAAGTTTTTCTTTAAAAGAAGGTGAAATATTAGGATTTGCGGGACTTATGGGGGCAGGAAGAACAGAAACTGCAAGAGCTATTTTTGGAGCTGATAAATTTGAAAGCGGAAAAATATTTGTTGAAGGAAATGAAATATCAGTAAAATCCCCTGTAGATGCTATAAAAAGCGGTATAGGTTATCTTTCTGAAGATAGAAAAAGATACGGCTTGGCATTAGGTCTTCCTGTATTTGAAAATATGATGATGGGCAATTATGATAAGTTTTCAAATATGCTTATGGTTCAGAATTCAAAAGTAAGAGATATTTCAGAGAAGGAAGTAAAATCATTAAATATAAAAACACCTTCTATTAATCAATTAGTTAAAAACCTATCCGGCGGTAATCAGCAGAAAGTTGTAATAGCTAATTGGCTTATAAAAGAATGCAAAGTATTAATATTTGATGAGCCTACAAGAGGAATAGATGTAGGTGCTAGAAGTGAAATATACAATCTTATGGAACAATTAGTATCTATGGGTAAATCTATAATAATGATCTCATCTGATTTGGTTGAGATACTTAGAATGAGCGACCGAATACTTGTTATGTCTGAAGGTAAAAAAACAGGGGAATTAGATATAAAAGGAACTACTCAAGATGATATTATGAAATATGCAACTATGAGATAG
- a CDS encoding L-fucose isomerase, with product MFRMQNNLPKVGIRPVIDGRRNGVRESLEDTTMNMAKIAAKLIEENIKHPSGEKVECVISDTTIGGVAEAARCQKKFDENNVKLTLTVTPCWCYGSETIDMTPAIPKAIWGFNGTERPGAVYLAAADAGHTQLGLPVFSIYGKDVQDAGDENVPEDVREKILRFVRAGLAVATMKDQSYVSMGYVAMGIMGSMVDAEFLLDYLGMRTEFVDMSEIKRRLELEIYDKEEFKKAWEWAKQCKFGSDNNKVKATDEQKEKEWATSIKMAMIMRDLMVGNPKLAEMGYIEEAQGHNAIAGGFQGQRHWTDFMPNGDFAEAILNSSFDWNGIREPYVVATENDSLNGLSMLFAHLLTSRSQLFADVRTYWSPEAVKRVTGKELTGKAKDGIIHLINSGAASLDWTGEQKVNGNPALKEYWNITEEEAKKCLDATQFSPANREYFRGGGFSSTFLTKGEMPMTIIRLNLVKGFGPVLQIAEGYAVNIDNSIFDPINKRTDSTWPTTWFAPILTGKDSFKDVYSVMNDWGANHCAAAYGHIGADLITLASMLRIPVSMHNVSEDRIFRPKAWKAFGTKDAEGADFRACKHFGPLFGKVTR from the coding sequence ATGTTTAGAATGCAAAATAATTTACCAAAAGTTGGTATTAGACCTGTCATAGACGGGAGAAGAAACGGAGTTAGAGAATCTCTTGAAGATACCACTATGAACATGGCTAAAATAGCTGCAAAACTTATAGAAGAAAACATTAAACATCCTAGCGGAGAAAAAGTTGAATGTGTAATCTCTGACACTACTATCGGAGGTGTTGCTGAAGCTGCAAGATGTCAGAAAAAATTTGATGAAAATAATGTTAAACTAACTCTTACTGTTACACCTTGCTGGTGTTATGGTTCTGAAACTATCGATATGACTCCAGCTATACCTAAAGCAATATGGGGATTTAATGGCACTGAAAGACCTGGTGCTGTTTATTTGGCTGCTGCTGATGCTGGACATACTCAATTAGGTTTGCCAGTTTTCTCCATCTATGGTAAAGATGTTCAGGATGCAGGAGATGAAAATGTTCCTGAAGATGTTAGAGAAAAAATACTTAGATTTGTAAGAGCTGGTCTTGCCGTTGCTACTATGAAAGATCAATCTTATGTAAGTATGGGCTATGTTGCTATGGGTATTATGGGTTCTATGGTTGATGCTGAATTCTTACTTGACTATTTAGGAATGAGAACTGAATTCGTAGATATGAGCGAAATCAAAAGAAGATTAGAACTAGAAATATATGATAAAGAAGAGTTCAAAAAAGCATGGGAATGGGCTAAACAATGTAAATTTGGCTCTGACAACAATAAAGTAAAAGCCACTGATGAACAAAAAGAAAAAGAATGGGCTACTTCAATTAAAATGGCTATGATTATGCGTGATTTGATGGTAGGAAATCCTAAATTGGCTGAAATGGGATATATAGAAGAAGCTCAAGGTCATAATGCAATAGCAGGCGGTTTCCAAGGACAAAGACATTGGACTGACTTTATGCCTAATGGGGACTTTGCTGAAGCTATTCTTAATTCATCTTTTGACTGGAATGGTATAAGAGAACCTTATGTTGTTGCTACTGAAAATGACTCTTTGAATGGTCTTTCTATGTTATTTGCTCACCTTTTAACAAGCAGATCTCAATTATTCGCTGATGTTAGAACTTATTGGAGTCCTGAAGCTGTTAAAAGAGTTACAGGAAAAGAACTTACAGGAAAAGCTAAAGATGGTATCATTCACTTAATCAACTCTGGTGCTGCTTCTTTAGATTGGACAGGCGAGCAAAAAGTTAATGGAAACCCTGCTTTAAAAGAATATTGGAATATTACTGAAGAAGAAGCTAAAAAATGTCTTGATGCAACTCAATTCTCACCTGCTAACAGAGAATACTTCAGAGGAGGCGGATTCTCTTCTACTTTCCTGACTAAAGGTGAAATGCCAATGACTATAATAAGACTTAATTTAGTTAAAGGCTTCGGACCTGTACTTCAAATAGCTGAAGGTTATGCTGTTAATATTGATAACAGTATATTTGATCCTATTAACAAAAGAACTGACTCTACTTGGCCTACTACTTGGTTTGCTCCTATACTTACAGGAAAAGATTCTTTCAAAGATGTTTATTCTGTTATGAATGATTGGGGTGCTAATCACTGTGCTGCTGCCTATGGTCATATAGGTGCTGATTTAATCACTTTGGCTTCTATGCTTCGTATACCTGTAAGCATGCATAATGTAAGTGAAGATAGAATATTCAGACCTAAAGCATGGAAAGCATTTGGTACAAAAGATGCTGAAGGTGCTGACTTTAGAGCATGCAAACATTTCGGACCTTTATTTGGAAAAGTAACTAGGTAA
- a CDS encoding gamma-glutamyltransferase family protein → MNFYDNTYASKRNVVFGKNIVSTSNVLASEAGIEIIKKGGNAVDAAIASAAALTVAEPTSNGLGGDAFAIINFENKMYAINGSGFSPKNFDIDKVLSYNFDKMPLYGVLPVTVGGIPAVWASLINKFGKLKLIDVLEPAIRYAREGYAIQPQVAIDWKEAYNMYLNASDNLKKEEFKYWFDTFTFNGKTPELGEIVKLPYHAKTLYDIGKTDAECIYRGEYAEKIDSFMKKYGGYLSKEDLNEYYPEFVTPIIANYRGYDIYEIPPNGHGITVLMTLNILSNFDFNNLSELEKVHYQIEALKLAFTDTKKYVADINYMQTSIEEMLSKEYAKKRASLINKNKSLEPINYIFSSGDTVYLAASDSYGNMVSYIQSNYTAFGSGIVIPETGIALQNRGANFSLDPNSDNFIAAHKKPYHTIIPAFICKDSKPYGALGVMGAFMQPQGHVQVISNLIDYDLNPQSALDKPRWQWVGDKNIELEYNFDNNIYKELSSLGHNIKKKDYLTYFGYFGRGQIILKNDNDVYFAGCDGRTDSAIGVC, encoded by the coding sequence ATGAATTTTTATGATAATACTTATGCATCTAAAAGAAATGTTGTATTTGGAAAGAATATAGTTTCAACAAGCAATGTACTAGCTTCGGAAGCTGGGATTGAGATTATAAAAAAAGGCGGTAATGCAGTAGATGCGGCAATAGCTTCAGCAGCTGCACTTACTGTTGCAGAGCCTACTTCAAACGGACTTGGAGGGGACGCTTTTGCTATAATAAATTTTGAAAATAAAATGTATGCCATTAACGGAAGCGGATTTTCTCCAAAGAATTTTGATATTGATAAAGTATTATCATATAATTTTGATAAAATGCCTTTATATGGAGTTTTGCCTGTAACTGTTGGAGGCATTCCAGCAGTTTGGGCTTCTCTTATAAACAAATTCGGTAAATTAAAACTTATTGATGTGCTTGAACCTGCTATTAGATATGCTAGAGAAGGATATGCCATTCAGCCTCAAGTGGCTATTGATTGGAAAGAGGCCTATAATATGTATTTGAATGCTTCTGATAATTTAAAAAAGGAAGAGTTTAAATATTGGTTCGATACTTTTACATTTAATGGAAAAACTCCAGAACTTGGAGAGATAGTTAAACTTCCATATCATGCTAAGACTTTATATGATATAGGAAAAACAGATGCAGAGTGTATTTACAGAGGTGAATATGCTGAAAAAATAGATTCATTTATGAAAAAATACGGAGGATATTTATCCAAAGAGGATTTAAACGAATATTATCCGGAGTTTGTTACTCCTATAATTGCTAATTACAGAGGCTATGATATTTATGAAATTCCTCCAAATGGCCATGGTATTACTGTATTAATGACTTTAAATATATTATCAAATTTTGATTTTAATAATTTAAGCGAATTAGAAAAAGTACATTATCAAATAGAGGCTTTGAAATTAGCTTTTACGGATACTAAAAAATATGTAGCCGATATTAATTATATGCAAACTTCTATAGAGGAAATGCTTTCAAAAGAGTACGCCAAAAAAAGAGCTTCACTTATAAATAAAAATAAATCATTAGAACCTATAAACTATATATTCTCATCAGGGGACACTGTATATTTAGCAGCTTCTGACAGTTACGGCAATATGGTTTCATACATACAAAGTAATTATACAGCTTTCGGTTCAGGAATAGTGATTCCAGAAACAGGTATAGCTTTGCAAAATAGGGGAGCTAACTTTTCATTAGATCCTAATTCTGATAATTTTATAGCAGCACATAAAAAGCCTTATCACACTATAATACCAGCCTTTATATGCAAAGATTCAAAACCTTATGGAGCATTAGGTGTAATGGGGGCTTTTATGCAGCCTCAGGGGCATGTTCAGGTTATAAGTAATTTAATAGATTATGATTTAAATCCGCAGTCAGCATTAGATAAACCTAGATGGCAATGGGTGGGGGATAAAAATATAGAGTTAGAATATAATTTTGATAATAATATCTATAAAGAACTTTCATCACTTGGACATAATATAAAAAAGAAAGATTATCTTACATACTTCGGTTATTTCGGACGCGGACAGATTATATTAAAAAATGATAATGATGTTTATTTTGCAGGCTGTGATGGCAGGACGGATTCAGCTATAGGTGTTTGCTAG
- a CDS encoding RbsD/FucU family protein, which translates to MLKGIDPVVSPELLKVLCEMGHGSEILFADGNFPSHDYNVKKIIRLDGIDIPTVLKAIMPLFPLDTFVESPVVLMQPNADFGREPDVWAKYKDIIAKHQKVNYEYLERFAYYDRCKNVYAIVATSELEIYANIILKKGVIFPDKK; encoded by the coding sequence ATGTTAAAAGGAATAGATCCTGTTGTTTCACCAGAGCTATTAAAAGTATTATGTGAAATGGGACATGGCAGTGAAATTTTATTTGCTGACGGTAATTTTCCTTCTCATGATTATAATGTAAAAAAAATTATAAGACTTGACGGAATAGATATACCTACTGTTTTAAAAGCTATTATGCCTTTATTTCCTTTGGATACTTTTGTAGAAAGCCCCGTCGTATTAATGCAGCCTAATGCTGATTTTGGCAGAGAACCTGATGTATGGGCTAAATACAAAGATATAATAGCAAAGCATCAAAAAGTAAATTATGAATATTTGGAAAGATTTGCATATTATGACAGATGCAAAAATGTCTATGCTATTGTTGCCACAAGCGAACTTGAAATATATGCAAATATTATACTAAAAAAAGGTGTAATTTTTCCAGACAAGAAATAA